One Rhodocyclaceae bacterium genomic region harbors:
- the tldD gene encoding metalloprotease TldD: MNTAGQCLLAPYALDNGALGKVFGSILSHQVDYADLYFQYTRSEGWSLEEGMVKSGSFSIEQGVGVRAVTGEKTAFAYSDDISLPALEAAAAATRAIARAGQQGSAPLVRTGAARELYAPKDPLLSLDEGRKVDLLERIERAARACDPRVIQVMASLAGQYEVVMIARHDGLQSADVRPLVRMSVQVIVEQDGRREQGSSGGGGRFDYSYFTDEVIGRYAKEAVDTALLNLEARPAPAGSMTVVLGPGWPGVLLHEAIGHGLEGDFNRKGTSAFTGRIGERVAAPGVTVVDDGTLPERRGSLNVDDEGNPTQRTVLIENGVLQGYIQDSLNARLMSMPVTGNGRRESFAHLPMPRMTNTYMLNGDKDPEEIIRSVKRGLYAVNFGGGQVDIVSGKFVFSASEAWLVEDGKLVHPVKGATLIGNGPDALTRVTMIGNDMKLDAGVGSCGKEGQSVPVGVGQPTLRIDGLTVGGTA; this comes from the coding sequence ATGAATACCGCCGGCCAGTGCCTCCTCGCACCGTACGCGCTCGACAACGGTGCGCTGGGCAAGGTGTTCGGCAGCATCCTGAGCCACCAGGTCGACTACGCAGACCTCTATTTCCAGTACACGCGTTCCGAGGGCTGGAGTCTCGAGGAGGGGATGGTCAAGTCCGGCAGTTTCTCGATCGAGCAGGGCGTCGGCGTGCGCGCCGTCACTGGCGAGAAGACGGCCTTCGCGTATTCGGACGACATCAGCCTGCCGGCACTCGAGGCGGCTGCAGCCGCGACCCGCGCGATCGCCCGCGCCGGCCAGCAGGGGAGTGCGCCGCTGGTGCGTACCGGTGCGGCGCGCGAACTGTACGCCCCGAAGGATCCGCTGCTCAGCCTGGACGAAGGCCGGAAGGTCGACCTGCTCGAGCGTATCGAGCGGGCGGCGCGCGCGTGCGATCCCCGCGTTATCCAGGTCATGGCTTCGCTGGCCGGGCAATATGAAGTCGTGATGATCGCGCGCCACGACGGCCTGCAGAGCGCCGACGTGCGCCCGCTGGTGCGCATGTCGGTACAGGTGATCGTCGAGCAGGACGGGCGGCGCGAGCAGGGCAGTTCGGGCGGTGGCGGACGCTTCGATTATTCGTACTTCACCGACGAGGTGATCGGCCGCTACGCAAAGGAAGCGGTCGATACCGCGTTGCTCAACCTCGAGGCGCGTCCCGCGCCGGCGGGGTCGATGACGGTCGTGCTCGGGCCGGGCTGGCCCGGCGTGCTGCTCCACGAGGCGATCGGCCACGGGCTCGAGGGCGACTTCAACCGCAAGGGCACTTCGGCATTCACCGGCCGCATCGGAGAGCGGGTCGCTGCGCCCGGGGTCACGGTCGTCGACGACGGTACACTGCCCGAGCGGCGCGGTTCGCTCAACGTCGACGACGAGGGCAACCCGACGCAGCGCACCGTGCTGATCGAGAACGGCGTGCTGCAGGGCTACATCCAGGATTCGCTCAACGCGCGCCTGATGAGCATGCCGGTGACCGGTAACGGCCGGCGCGAGTCGTTCGCGCACCTGCCGATGCCGCGCATGACCAACACCTACATGCTCAACGGCGACAAGGATCCCGAGGAGATCATCCGCTCGGTGAAGCGAGGGCTGTACGCGGTCAACTTCGGCGGTGGCCAGGTGGATATCGTCAGCGGCAAGTTCGTGTTCTCGGCGTCCGAGGCGTGGCTGGTGGAGGACGGCAAGCTGGTGCATCCGGTCAAGGGAGCGACGCTGATCGGCAACGGTCCCGATGCGCTGACCCGGGTCACGATGATCGGCAACGACATGAAACTCGATGCGGGCGTCGGATCGTGCGGCAAGGAAGGTCAGAGCGTCCCGGTGGGCGTCGGTCAGCCCACGCTGCGCATCGACGGGCTGACGGTCGGCGGCACCGCTTGA
- a CDS encoding xanthine dehydrogenase family protein molybdopterin-binding subunit translates to MDTIVPAGQVIEPATAAPADDYTARRMFGARAPRIEDRALLRGEGRYLDDIRMPDPLHAAFLRSPHAHARITRLDLSAARALPGVVAVFDAEMISRELTSLRMPLGFPSATLQKDITPWVLSCTEVAFVGEAMVMVVAESRAIAEDALALIEVDFEPLPVVHDCHQALDDGSPVVRSDAVSNIAEQLQVGFGEVDAAFDGAAHVFTESLFVHRGAAHPMEGRGVLARHDPVEDAITVWTSTQMAHEVMHSIAAMLGMDQHNVRVIAPDVGGGFGCKYLTYPEEVAIPAAARCLGRPVKWVEDRAEHFVSAIHERDQYWDVDIAVDADGRIRGVRGRLLHDQGAYTPQGINLPYNAATSVTGPYRVPAYRMDVIICQTNKTPVIPVRGAGYPQAAFVMERLLDRVARELAIDRAALRLRNLIPPEKMPYDKGLTNRAGVRSIVDSGDYPATQAAALEHIDYAGFPARQREARARGRYLGLGLANAVKATSRGPFESAAIRVSPLGRIDLYTGALAMGQGLATALAQIAAEQLDVPLESIHVTCGDTGRISLGMGGFASRQTVMAGSSVHLAAVEVRNKALKVGEQLLGVPMDALRLRDGRVEVIAAPDRFVTLGDIARKLKGAPGYSLPPGITPGLESTGLFQTNSQAHANACHACEVEVDPGTGAVRILRYVAVHDSGRLVNPTMAEGQIHGGIVHGIGNALFEKMGYDDEAQPVTGTFADYLLPTSTEIPPIEVVFLETPSPTNPIGVKGIGEAGTIPVAPAIVAAIEDALSPWNIRLAEAPVSPVRLLELIDASTKA, encoded by the coding sequence ATGGACACGATCGTACCAGCCGGCCAGGTCATCGAGCCAGCAACCGCTGCACCTGCGGACGACTACACCGCGCGCCGCATGTTCGGTGCCCGCGCGCCGCGCATCGAGGATCGGGCACTGCTGCGCGGCGAGGGTCGCTACCTCGACGACATCCGCATGCCCGATCCATTGCATGCGGCCTTCCTGCGCAGCCCGCACGCCCATGCCAGGATCACCCGCCTTGACCTGTCGGCCGCCCGTGCACTGCCCGGCGTGGTCGCGGTGTTCGATGCCGAGATGATCTCGCGCGAGCTGACCAGCCTGCGCATGCCGCTGGGCTTCCCCTCGGCCACGCTGCAGAAGGACATCACGCCCTGGGTACTGTCCTGTACTGAAGTCGCCTTCGTCGGCGAGGCGATGGTGATGGTGGTCGCCGAGTCGCGCGCGATCGCCGAGGACGCGCTGGCGCTGATCGAGGTCGATTTCGAACCGTTGCCCGTGGTGCACGACTGCCACCAGGCGCTCGACGACGGCTCGCCGGTCGTGCGCAGCGACGCGGTGTCCAACATCGCCGAGCAACTGCAGGTCGGCTTCGGCGAGGTCGACGCCGCGTTCGACGGCGCCGCGCATGTCTTCACCGAATCGCTGTTCGTGCACCGGGGCGCAGCCCATCCGATGGAAGGCCGCGGCGTGCTGGCCCGCCACGATCCGGTCGAGGACGCGATCACCGTGTGGACTTCGACGCAGATGGCACACGAGGTGATGCACTCGATCGCCGCGATGCTCGGCATGGACCAGCACAACGTGCGCGTGATCGCACCGGATGTCGGCGGTGGCTTCGGCTGCAAGTACCTCACCTACCCCGAGGAAGTCGCCATCCCCGCAGCCGCCCGCTGCCTCGGTCGGCCGGTGAAGTGGGTGGAAGACCGCGCGGAACACTTCGTCAGCGCGATCCATGAACGCGACCAGTACTGGGATGTCGACATCGCGGTGGACGCGGACGGCCGCATCCGCGGGGTGCGCGGCCGGCTGCTGCACGACCAGGGCGCGTACACGCCGCAGGGCATCAACCTGCCGTACAACGCGGCCACCTCGGTGACCGGCCCGTATCGCGTTCCAGCCTACCGGATGGACGTGATCATCTGCCAGACCAACAAGACCCCTGTGATCCCGGTGCGCGGCGCCGGCTACCCACAGGCTGCCTTCGTGATGGAACGGCTGCTGGACCGGGTCGCACGAGAGCTGGCGATCGACCGCGCAGCGTTGCGCCTGCGCAACCTGATCCCGCCGGAGAAGATGCCCTACGACAAGGGGCTGACCAACCGCGCGGGCGTACGCTCCATCGTCGACAGCGGCGACTACCCGGCGACGCAGGCCGCCGCACTGGAGCACATCGACTATGCCGGCTTCCCGGCGCGGCAGCGCGAGGCCCGCGCCCGGGGCCGCTACCTGGGCCTCGGGCTGGCCAATGCCGTGAAGGCCACGTCGCGCGGGCCGTTCGAGTCGGCCGCGATCCGCGTATCGCCTCTGGGCCGCATCGATCTGTACACCGGTGCGCTCGCGATGGGACAGGGGCTTGCGACCGCGCTGGCGCAGATCGCCGCCGAGCAGCTCGACGTGCCGCTCGAGTCGATCCACGTGACCTGCGGCGACACCGGCCGCATTTCCCTCGGCATGGGCGGCTTCGCCAGCCGGCAGACCGTGATGGCGGGGTCGTCGGTCCACCTGGCTGCGGTCGAGGTCCGGAACAAGGCGCTGAAGGTCGGCGAGCAGTTGCTCGGCGTACCGATGGATGCGCTGCGGCTGCGCGACGGTCGCGTCGAGGTGATCGCGGCGCCAGACCGCTTCGTCACGCTCGGCGACATCGCGCGCAAGCTCAAGGGCGCGCCGGGCTACTCGCTGCCGCCCGGCATCACTCCCGGCCTCGAATCGACCGGACTGTTCCAGACCAACAGCCAGGCCCATGCCAATGCCTGCCATGCCTGCGAAGTCGAGGTCGATCCCGGCACCGGTGCGGTGCGTATCCTGCGCTACGTCGCCGTGCACGACAGCGGGCGCCTGGTGAACCCGACCATGGCCGAGGGACAGATCCACGGCGGCATCGTGCACGGTATCGGCAACGCGCTGTTCGAGAAGATGGGCTACGACGATGAGGCGCAACCGGTGACCGGCACCTTCGCCGACTACCTCCTGCCGACCTCGACCGAGATACCGCCCATCGAAGTCGTGTTCCTCGAGACACCCTCCCCGACCAATCCGATTGGCGTCAAAGGCATCGGCGAAGCAGGCACGATCCCGGTCGCGCCAGCCATCGTGGCTGCGATCGAGGACGCGCTGTCGCCCTGGAACATCCGGCTCGCCGAAGCCCCGGTATCGCCGGTACGCCTGCTCGAACTGATCGACGCATCGACGAAGGCCTGA
- a CDS encoding FAD binding domain-containing protein, with the protein MKAPPFRYHAPRTLDEALSLAATLPGPRLLAGGQSLMPMLNFRLVGPENLIDLNRVAALSGIREEGEDIVFGAMTRQREIEFSQLVKARLPLLAEAIQWVGHRQTRNRGTIGGSLCHLDPSAEQPTVAMAMDASLAIVSPGRRRELAMRAFAVDLMTPALEDGEILAEVRFRPWAPGHGWAFIEFARRHGDYAIVAVAVLLELDAAGRASRVSITLGGVGSTPMRVPDAEARLLGSSVGADDIAAAADCCGRVEALGDPQIPAWYRQRLASTLAARAIPVALSRSAAHAAAGPTSDAGWTP; encoded by the coding sequence ATGAAAGCCCCACCGTTCCGCTACCACGCGCCGCGTACGCTCGACGAGGCACTGTCGCTCGCCGCCACCCTGCCAGGCCCGCGCCTGCTGGCAGGCGGGCAGTCCCTGATGCCGATGCTCAACTTCAGGCTGGTCGGCCCGGAGAACCTGATCGACCTGAACCGCGTGGCAGCCCTGTCCGGCATCCGCGAAGAGGGCGAAGACATCGTGTTCGGCGCGATGACGCGCCAGCGCGAGATCGAGTTCTCTCAGCTGGTGAAGGCACGCCTGCCGCTGCTGGCAGAGGCCATACAGTGGGTAGGCCATCGGCAGACGCGAAACCGCGGCACGATCGGCGGCAGCCTCTGCCACCTCGATCCGTCTGCCGAACAGCCCACCGTCGCGATGGCAATGGACGCTAGCCTCGCGATCGTCAGCCCGGGCAGGCGCCGCGAGCTGGCGATGCGCGCGTTCGCCGTCGACCTGATGACGCCCGCGCTGGAAGACGGCGAGATCCTGGCAGAGGTGCGTTTCAGGCCGTGGGCACCGGGTCACGGCTGGGCCTTCATCGAGTTCGCACGGCGCCATGGCGATTACGCGATCGTCGCGGTCGCGGTGCTGCTCGAACTGGACGCCGCAGGCCGCGCCAGCCGCGTTTCCATCACCCTCGGTGGCGTCGGCTCGACGCCGATGCGCGTCCCGGACGCCGAAGCGAGGCTGCTGGGCAGCAGTGTCGGCGCGGATGACATCGCCGCGGCCGCCGACTGCTGCGGCAGGGTCGAGGCACTCGGGGACCCGCAGATACCCGCCTGGTACCGGCAGCGGCTGGCAAGCACCCTCGCCGCGCGCGCGATCCCGGTCGCGCTGTCGCGCAGCGCGGCGCATGCCGCCGCAGGACCCACCAGCGATGCAGGATGGACGCCATGA
- a CDS encoding carboxylating nicotinate-nucleotide diphosphorylase, with product MSFPPELIARHAEEDARRTLDEDVGSGDLTAALIAEETRLLARVVAREAAVLCGRPWFDAVFRLVDPSASVQWLVAEGERVAPGQALCRVSGAARSLLTAERAALNFLQLLSGVATRTRQYVDAIAGAPARILDTRKTLPGLRFAQKYAVVTGGGANHRMGLYDMVLVKENHIAAAGGITAAIRAAARVAPGKPLQVEVETEAQLAEALDAGATLILLDNFSVERMHAAVAFTAGRARLEASGGITLDTVRAIAATGVDRISVGNLTKDVRALDLSMRFEA from the coding sequence ATGAGCTTCCCGCCAGAACTGATCGCCCGCCACGCCGAAGAGGACGCCCGCCGGACACTGGACGAAGACGTCGGCAGCGGTGACCTGACCGCGGCGCTGATTGCCGAAGAGACCCGGTTGCTTGCGCGGGTGGTCGCCCGCGAGGCGGCAGTGCTGTGCGGACGACCGTGGTTCGATGCAGTATTCAGGCTGGTCGATCCGTCGGCTTCCGTCCAGTGGCTGGTCGCCGAAGGCGAGCGCGTGGCCCCCGGGCAGGCACTGTGCCGGGTAAGCGGAGCGGCGCGCTCGCTGCTCACGGCCGAGCGTGCCGCCCTGAATTTCCTGCAGCTCCTTTCGGGCGTCGCCACGCGCACCCGTCAGTATGTCGATGCGATTGCAGGCGCACCGGCACGGATCCTCGACACGCGCAAGACGCTGCCCGGGCTGCGCTTCGCGCAGAAGTATGCAGTGGTCACCGGCGGCGGCGCCAACCACCGGATGGGCCTCTACGACATGGTGCTGGTCAAGGAGAACCACATCGCGGCCGCTGGCGGCATCACGGCGGCGATCCGGGCCGCCGCCCGTGTGGCGCCGGGCAAGCCGCTCCAGGTCGAGGTCGAGACCGAGGCGCAGCTCGCCGAGGCGCTCGACGCCGGCGCGACGCTGATCCTGCTGGACAACTTCTCGGTCGAACGGATGCATGCGGCGGTGGCATTCACCGCCGGCCGCGCACGCCTCGAGGCCTCGGGCGGCATCACCCTCGACACGGTGCGCGCGATCGCCGCAACCGGCGTCGATCGCATCTCGGTGGGCAACCTCACCAAGGATGTGCGCGCACTCGACCTGTCGATGCGCTTCGAGGCTTAG
- a CDS encoding DUF2970 domain-containing protein codes for MEDRAQDTPAAAAKAATPAPQRAGPLAVARAVLGSFLGIRKARDLESDASSITPAQAIIGGLIGAAVLVASLLGLVFFIAGG; via the coding sequence ATGGAAGATCGTGCCCAGGACACCCCTGCTGCAGCGGCCAAGGCCGCCACGCCAGCCCCGCAACGGGCCGGACCGCTGGCGGTGGCGCGCGCCGTGCTGGGCAGCTTCCTCGGCATCCGCAAGGCGCGCGACCTCGAATCCGATGCCAGCTCGATCACGCCGGCACAGGCGATCATCGGCGGCCTGATCGGTGCTGCGGTACTGGTCGCGTCCCTGCTCGGCCTGGTGTTCTTCATCGCCGGCGGCTGA
- a CDS encoding FMN-binding glutamate synthase family protein, with protein MSDITHVVSWGLGTIAGFAVLVALVFVLLRDITQQRHTILRNYPVIGHLRYFFENLGEYFRQYFFAGDRDEMPFNRATRGWVYRLAKNEGGIVGFGSTYDLRQPGSILFVNAPFPVLEADRLPTPALIIGEGHCRYPLPGRSVVNVSGMSFGAISAPAVRALSMGAKEAGCWIDTGEGGLSPYHLEGGCDVIMQIGTAKYGVRSLDGSLDRSRLRELGHTVGAFEIKLSQGAKPGKGGVLPAMKVTEEIARIRGIPPHEDSISPNRHLDIADIDQLLDQVMMIRDLTGRPCGVKTAVGGRDFINELCEAVLRRGLDAAPDFLVIDGGEGGSGAAPQVLADHMALPIAEALPGIVDALIEAGLRDRVRVVASGKLVTSAKAAWALCAGADFVNTARGFMLALGCIQALRCHTNTCPSGVATHNRRLQRGLVVEEKYLRVAHYARNMAKEIDMIAHSCGLRHARELRREHVRIVQDANRSIALSMMHPYPKAGEGGRGILRA; from the coding sequence ATGTCGGACATCACGCATGTCGTGTCATGGGGGCTGGGTACCATCGCCGGGTTTGCGGTCCTGGTCGCGCTGGTGTTCGTGCTGCTGCGCGACATCACCCAGCAGCGGCACACGATCCTGCGCAACTATCCGGTGATCGGGCACCTGCGCTACTTTTTCGAGAACCTCGGCGAGTACTTCCGCCAGTACTTCTTCGCCGGGGATCGTGACGAGATGCCGTTCAACCGCGCCACGCGCGGCTGGGTGTACCGGCTGGCGAAGAACGAGGGTGGCATCGTCGGGTTCGGTTCTACCTACGACCTGCGCCAGCCCGGATCGATCCTGTTCGTCAATGCGCCGTTCCCGGTGCTCGAGGCCGACCGGTTGCCCACGCCAGCGCTGATCATCGGGGAAGGGCATTGCCGGTATCCGCTGCCCGGGCGGTCGGTCGTCAATGTCAGCGGCATGAGTTTCGGGGCGATCTCGGCACCGGCGGTGCGGGCACTGTCGATGGGAGCGAAGGAGGCCGGCTGCTGGATTGACACCGGAGAGGGCGGCCTGTCGCCCTACCACCTCGAGGGTGGCTGCGATGTCATCATGCAGATCGGTACCGCCAAATACGGCGTGCGCAGCCTCGATGGCAGCCTCGACCGCAGCCGGTTGAGGGAGCTCGGCCACACGGTGGGTGCATTCGAGATCAAGCTGTCGCAAGGTGCCAAGCCGGGCAAGGGCGGGGTGCTGCCCGCGATGAAGGTGACCGAGGAGATCGCGCGCATACGCGGCATACCGCCTCATGAAGACTCGATCAGCCCGAACCGCCATCTCGACATCGCGGACATCGACCAGCTGCTCGACCAGGTCATGATGATCCGCGACCTGACCGGGCGCCCGTGCGGCGTGAAAACCGCCGTCGGTGGCCGGGACTTCATCAATGAACTGTGCGAGGCCGTCCTGCGGCGGGGACTGGACGCGGCGCCGGACTTCCTCGTGATCGATGGCGGCGAGGGCGGCAGCGGTGCCGCGCCGCAGGTACTCGCCGACCATATGGCCCTGCCGATTGCCGAAGCCCTGCCCGGTATCGTGGACGCGTTGATCGAGGCAGGGCTGCGCGACCGCGTGCGGGTGGTCGCCTCGGGCAAGCTGGTGACCTCGGCGAAGGCGGCGTGGGCATTGTGCGCCGGTGCCGATTTCGTGAATACCGCCCGCGGCTTCATGCTGGCGCTGGGCTGCATCCAGGCGTTGCGCTGCCACACGAATACCTGCCCGAGCGGCGTGGCAACCCATAACCGCCGCCTGCAGCGCGGGCTGGTGGTCGAGGAAAAATACCTGCGCGTTGCGCACTATGCGCGGAACATGGCGAAGGAGATCGACATGATCGCGCATTCGTGTGGCCTCAGGCATGCGCGGGAACTGCGGCGCGAACATGTACGCATCGTGCAGGACGCCAACCGCAGCATCGCGCTCAGCATGATGCATCCCTACCCGAAGGCCGGGGAAGGCGGCCGCGGGATACTGCGCGCCTGA
- a CDS encoding (2Fe-2S)-binding protein, translated as MDAMSREEPVRTITVIVNGKAYVRDVADRKNLADFLRQDLQLTGTHVGCEHGVCGACTVLVDGVSARGCLMLAVQADGCSVETVESLAGETPGPSGLGPLQQAFRDRHALQCGFCTPGILMSLTELLRDDPSPDEEAVRIVLSGHLCRCTGYQNIVAAALQAASKAPGAR; from the coding sequence ATGGACGCCATGAGCCGCGAAGAGCCCGTTCGCACCATCACGGTGATCGTCAATGGCAAGGCATACGTGCGCGACGTTGCCGACCGCAAGAACCTTGCCGACTTCCTGCGCCAGGACCTGCAATTGACGGGTACCCATGTCGGCTGCGAACACGGCGTCTGCGGCGCCTGTACGGTGCTGGTTGACGGCGTGTCGGCCCGCGGCTGCCTGATGCTCGCGGTACAGGCCGATGGCTGCTCTGTCGAAACCGTCGAATCGCTGGCCGGCGAAACGCCGGGCCCGTCCGGGCTCGGCCCGCTCCAGCAGGCGTTCCGCGACCGGCATGCGCTGCAGTGCGGCTTCTGCACCCCCGGCATCCTGATGTCGCTGACCGAACTGCTGCGCGACGATCCCTCGCCCGACGAGGAAGCCGTGCGCATCGTGCTGTCCGGGCACCTGTGCCGCTGCACCGGCTACCAGAACATCGTGGCCGCAGCACTGCAGGCGGCATCGAAAGCCCCCGGAGCGCGCTGA
- a CDS encoding tripartite tricarboxylate transporter substrate binding protein codes for MPSDPLRPSSRQRPASRLNAALLCALLAALPATAAAQPSFPTKPVRFVATFPPGGGADLTGRILGARLGELWKQPVVVENRTGAGGSVGAELVSRANPDGYTLLLVAASHAVNAALLPKLSFDLLKDFKPVALATAAPIVLAVNPRVKANNLQEFTGLLRAQPDKLDYASCGMATTHHFTMELYKFETRTSALHIPHSCAIAVANAVGGQLDVIAVTLASALPFVQQGKLRALALSSQDRSPLAPDIPTFRDSGMPELKNFAVENYYGLLAPSATLDDVVRKVEADVRAVLQETDLRKKLAGAGLDPFFRSGADTAKLLRADVERYRRIAAVAGIKQE; via the coding sequence ATGCCCTCCGATCCCCTGCGTCCTTCCTCACGGCAGCGCCCTGCCAGCCGCCTGAACGCGGCGCTGCTGTGTGCCTTGCTCGCAGCCCTGCCAGCCACGGCCGCCGCCCAGCCTTCCTTCCCCACCAAGCCGGTTCGGTTCGTGGCGACTTTCCCGCCGGGCGGCGGCGCCGACCTGACCGGCCGCATCCTGGGCGCACGGCTCGGCGAACTCTGGAAACAGCCGGTGGTGGTCGAGAACCGCACCGGGGCCGGCGGCAGTGTCGGCGCCGAACTCGTGTCGAGAGCGAACCCGGACGGCTACACCCTGCTGCTGGTCGCCGCCTCGCACGCGGTCAACGCGGCGTTGCTGCCGAAGCTGTCGTTCGACCTGCTGAAGGACTTCAAGCCGGTCGCGCTCGCCACCGCCGCGCCGATCGTGCTCGCGGTGAACCCGCGGGTAAAGGCGAACAACCTTCAGGAGTTCACCGGCCTGCTGCGCGCCCAGCCCGACAAGCTCGACTATGCGAGCTGCGGCATGGCCACGACGCATCACTTCACGATGGAACTCTACAAGTTCGAGACCCGGACATCGGCCTTGCACATCCCGCACAGCTGCGCGATCGCGGTCGCCAACGCGGTCGGCGGCCAGCTCGACGTGATCGCGGTCACGCTCGCCAGCGCACTGCCTTTCGTGCAGCAGGGCAAGCTGCGCGCGCTGGCCCTGAGCAGCCAGGACCGATCGCCGCTGGCACCCGACATTCCGACCTTCCGCGACTCTGGCATGCCCGAGCTGAAGAACTTCGCGGTCGAGAACTACTACGGCCTGCTCGCCCCGTCCGCGACACTCGATGACGTGGTGAGGAAGGTAGAGGCGGACGTGCGCGCCGTGCTGCAGGAAACCGACCTGCGCAAAAAGCTCGCGGGTGCCGGGCTCGATCCTTTCTTCCGCTCCGGTGCAGACACGGCGAAGCTGCTGCGCGCCGACGTCGAACGCTACCGGCGCATTGCCGCCGTCGCCGGCATCAAGCAGGAGTAG
- a CDS encoding tripartite tricarboxylate transporter substrate binding protein, which translates to MHVRFLPGHAAQRVASLAASALFAAFAAAAFSAPALAQPGAAAAAATAQAWPTRPVRLVATFSPGGGADLTGRIVGARLGELWKQPVMVENRPGAGGSLGAELVFRATPDGHTLLVVATTHTVNAALLAKLPFDLVRDFKPVALATSAPVALVVHPRVKATTLQEFTGLLRAQPDKLDYASCGMASTHHFAMESYKFETKTAALHIPTSCANAVAMVMGGQLDIAAVTLATALPFVQQGKLRAIALASQARSPLAPEIPTFRDSGMPELKAYAVDNYYGFIAPLATPDRIVSKIEADVRTSLQDPDLQKRMAASGLDPFFRSAADTRKLLVADIERNRRIAAVANIKPE; encoded by the coding sequence ATGCACGTTCGATTCCTTCCCGGCCACGCCGCCCAGCGCGTGGCTTCGCTCGCTGCCAGCGCCCTCTTTGCGGCCTTCGCCGCCGCGGCATTCAGCGCGCCCGCCCTTGCCCAGCCCGGCGCCGCCGCAGCTGCCGCCACGGCGCAGGCATGGCCGACACGACCGGTCCGCCTGGTGGCCACCTTCTCCCCCGGCGGTGGTGCAGACCTCACCGGACGCATCGTCGGTGCCCGGCTGGGCGAACTGTGGAAGCAGCCGGTCATGGTCGAGAACCGGCCTGGCGCCGGCGGCAGCCTCGGCGCCGAGCTGGTGTTCCGTGCAACACCCGACGGCCATACGCTGCTGGTCGTGGCTACCACCCACACGGTCAACGCCGCCCTGCTGGCGAAACTGCCGTTCGACCTGGTGCGTGATTTCAAGCCGGTGGCACTGGCCACCTCGGCACCGGTGGCACTGGTCGTGCATCCGCGGGTGAAGGCGACCACGCTGCAGGAATTCACCGGCCTGCTGCGCGCCCAGCCCGACAAGCTCGACTATGCAAGCTGCGGCATGGCCAGCACCCATCACTTCGCGATGGAGTCGTACAAGTTCGAGACGAAAACCGCCGCGCTGCATATCCCGACCAGTTGCGCGAACGCGGTCGCCATGGTCATGGGTGGACAGCTGGACATCGCCGCGGTCACCCTGGCCACGGCACTGCCGTTCGTGCAGCAGGGCAAGCTGCGCGCGATCGCGCTGGCCAGCCAGGCGCGCTCGCCGCTCGCCCCGGAGATCCCGACGTTCCGGGACTCCGGAATGCCCGAACTCAAGGCATACGCCGTCGACAACTACTACGGCTTCATTGCGCCGCTGGCAACGCCCGATCGCATCGTGTCGAAGATCGAAGCCGACGTCCGCACTTCGCTGCAGGACCCGGACCTGCAGAAGCGGATGGCGGCATCCGGCCTCGATCCGTTCTTCCGGTCGGCTGCCGATACCCGCAAACTGCTGGTCGCCGACATCGAGCGCAACCGGCGCATTGCCGCGGTCGCGAACATCAAGCCGGAGTAA
- a CDS encoding sulfite exporter TauE/SafE family protein: protein MSIELSLELWAAVFAVVALAGLLQGAIGFGFPVIATPMLAMLMDIRTAIVVTVVPNIVTGVVAILRGGNWRSSLGRYWPVALWTLPGALLGTKILIFAPQDWLKLFLAVALFVYLRQEALNRIDWSTVRAHPGRAGAVAGFLGGFLSGSVNVALPPLLIYFSALGLPMLVMTQVMNLCFVSARMVQTTGLALAGQIDRAAILISFPLTALALLTMWLGWRIQDRIDAKTYKKLLKVFLWAMAIGLAVQSTWHLLAAAG, encoded by the coding sequence TTGAGCATCGAACTTTCGCTTGAACTGTGGGCTGCGGTGTTCGCGGTGGTCGCGCTCGCCGGACTGCTGCAGGGGGCCATCGGCTTCGGTTTCCCGGTGATCGCCACGCCGATGCTCGCGATGCTGATGGACATCCGGACCGCTATCGTCGTCACGGTGGTTCCGAACATCGTCACCGGCGTGGTCGCCATCCTGCGCGGCGGCAACTGGCGCAGCAGCCTCGGGCGCTACTGGCCGGTCGCCCTCTGGACGCTGCCTGGCGCGCTGCTGGGCACGAAGATATTGATCTTCGCCCCCCAGGACTGGTTGAAGCTGTTTCTCGCGGTCGCGCTGTTCGTCTACCTGAGGCAGGAGGCATTGAACCGGATCGACTGGTCGACGGTACGCGCGCATCCCGGACGTGCCGGCGCGGTGGCTGGTTTCCTCGGTGGCTTCCTGTCCGGCTCGGTCAACGTCGCGCTGCCGCCGCTGCTGATCTATTTCTCGGCGCTCGGGCTGCCGATGCTGGTGATGACCCAGGTGATGAACCTGTGCTTCGTCTCTGCGCGCATGGTGCAGACGACCGGCCTGGCACTGGCGGGCCAGATCGATCGAGCCGCGATCCTGATCTCGTTTCCGCTGACGGCGCTGGCGCTGCTGACGATGTGGCTCGGCTGGCGCATCCAGGACCGCATCGATGCGAAGACCTACAAGAAGCTGCTGAAGGTCTTCCTGTGGGCGATGGCGATCGGGCTGGCGGTGCAGAGTACCTGGCACCTGCTCGCGGCCGCAGGCTAG